Proteins from one Xenopus tropicalis strain Nigerian chromosome 1, UCB_Xtro_10.0, whole genome shotgun sequence genomic window:
- the mtap gene encoding S-methyl-5'-thioadenosine phosphorylase gives MAGVCAVKVGIIGGSGLDDPDILEGRLEKYVDTPFGKPSDALVLGKIKNVDCVLLARHGRQHTIAPTNVNYRANIWALKSEGCTHILVTTACGSLREEIQPGDIVIVDQFIDRTTKREQTFYDGGPSCLPGVCHIPMAEPFCAKTREVLIDIAKRLGIKCHSKGAMITIEGPRFSSKAESQMFRLWGADVINMTTVPEVILAKEAGICYASIAMATDYDCWKEHEEAVSVDRVLKTLKENANKATSILLTAIPQIAAMDWTELLQSMKSTVQLSVMLPKH, from the exons ATGGCTGGTGTTTGTGCAGTGAAG GTTGGGATTATTGGTGGATCTGGTTTGGATGACCCTGATATTTTGGAAGGAAGATTAGAAAAATATGTTGACACCCCATTTGGCAAG ccatctGATGCATTGGTTTTAGGAAAGATAAAAAATGTGGACTGTGTTCTGCTTGCAAG gcATGGTCGGCAGCATACCATAGCACCCACAAATGTTAACTACCGTGCCAACATCTGGGCACTGAAATCAGAGGGATGTACCCACATTTTAGTAACTACGGCTTGTGGATCCCTGAGGGAAGAAATTCAACCTGGAGATATTGTCATAGTGGACCAGTTTATTGATAG GACTACCAAAAGAGAGCAAACATTTTATGATGGAGGACCTTCTTGTCTACCTGGAGTGTGTCACATTCCAATGGCTgaaccattttgtgcaaaaacaagGGAG gttTTAATAGACATTGCAAAAAGACTTGGTATTAAGTGCCATTCTAAAGGTGCAATGATCACAATTGAAGGTCCACGCTTCAGTTCCAAAGCAGAAAGCCAAATGTTTCGTCTGTGGGGAGCCGATGTCATCAACATGACCACAGTGCCTGAAGTTATCCTTGCAAAAGAAGCTGGAATTTGTTATGCAAGTATTGCTATGGCAACTGATTACGACTGCTGGAAGGAGCATGAGGAAGCA GTATCTGTTGACAGGGTTTTAAAGACcttaaaagaaaatgcaaacaaAGCAACAAGCATCCTTCTGACAGCTATACCTCAGATAGCTGCTATGGATTGGACAGAGTTGCTTCAGAGCATGAAG AGCACAGTACAACTTTCTGTTATGTTACCCAAGCACTGA
- the mtap gene encoding S-methyl-5'-thioadenosine phosphorylase isoform X1, translating to MYRVGIIGGSGLDDPDILEGRLEKYVDTPFGKPSDALVLGKIKNVDCVLLARHGRQHTIAPTNVNYRANIWALKSEGCTHILVTTACGSLREEIQPGDIVIVDQFIDRTTKREQTFYDGGPSCLPGVCHIPMAEPFCAKTREVLIDIAKRLGIKCHSKGAMITIEGPRFSSKAESQMFRLWGADVINMTTVPEVILAKEAGICYASIAMATDYDCWKEHEEAVSVDRVLKTLKENANKATSILLTAIPQIAAMDWTELLQSMKSTVQLSVMLPKH from the exons ATGTACAGG GTTGGGATTATTGGTGGATCTGGTTTGGATGACCCTGATATTTTGGAAGGAAGATTAGAAAAATATGTTGACACCCCATTTGGCAAG ccatctGATGCATTGGTTTTAGGAAAGATAAAAAATGTGGACTGTGTTCTGCTTGCAAG gcATGGTCGGCAGCATACCATAGCACCCACAAATGTTAACTACCGTGCCAACATCTGGGCACTGAAATCAGAGGGATGTACCCACATTTTAGTAACTACGGCTTGTGGATCCCTGAGGGAAGAAATTCAACCTGGAGATATTGTCATAGTGGACCAGTTTATTGATAG GACTACCAAAAGAGAGCAAACATTTTATGATGGAGGACCTTCTTGTCTACCTGGAGTGTGTCACATTCCAATGGCTgaaccattttgtgcaaaaacaagGGAG gttTTAATAGACATTGCAAAAAGACTTGGTATTAAGTGCCATTCTAAAGGTGCAATGATCACAATTGAAGGTCCACGCTTCAGTTCCAAAGCAGAAAGCCAAATGTTTCGTCTGTGGGGAGCCGATGTCATCAACATGACCACAGTGCCTGAAGTTATCCTTGCAAAAGAAGCTGGAATTTGTTATGCAAGTATTGCTATGGCAACTGATTACGACTGCTGGAAGGAGCATGAGGAAGCA GTATCTGTTGACAGGGTTTTAAAGACcttaaaagaaaatgcaaacaaAGCAACAAGCATCCTTCTGACAGCTATACCTCAGATAGCTGCTATGGATTGGACAGAGTTGCTTCAGAGCATGAAG AGCACAGTACAACTTTCTGTTATGTTACCCAAGCACTGA
- the mtap gene encoding S-methyl-5'-thioadenosine phosphorylase isoform X2, translated as MLTPHLARHGRQHTIAPTNVNYRANIWALKSEGCTHILVTTACGSLREEIQPGDIVIVDQFIDRTTKREQTFYDGGPSCLPGVCHIPMAEPFCAKTREVLIDIAKRLGIKCHSKGAMITIEGPRFSSKAESQMFRLWGADVINMTTVPEVILAKEAGICYASIAMATDYDCWKEHEEAVSVDRVLKTLKENANKATSILLTAIPQIAAMDWTELLQSMKSTVQLSVMLPKH; from the exons ATGTTGACACCCCATTTGGCAAG gcATGGTCGGCAGCATACCATAGCACCCACAAATGTTAACTACCGTGCCAACATCTGGGCACTGAAATCAGAGGGATGTACCCACATTTTAGTAACTACGGCTTGTGGATCCCTGAGGGAAGAAATTCAACCTGGAGATATTGTCATAGTGGACCAGTTTATTGATAG GACTACCAAAAGAGAGCAAACATTTTATGATGGAGGACCTTCTTGTCTACCTGGAGTGTGTCACATTCCAATGGCTgaaccattttgtgcaaaaacaagGGAG gttTTAATAGACATTGCAAAAAGACTTGGTATTAAGTGCCATTCTAAAGGTGCAATGATCACAATTGAAGGTCCACGCTTCAGTTCCAAAGCAGAAAGCCAAATGTTTCGTCTGTGGGGAGCCGATGTCATCAACATGACCACAGTGCCTGAAGTTATCCTTGCAAAAGAAGCTGGAATTTGTTATGCAAGTATTGCTATGGCAACTGATTACGACTGCTGGAAGGAGCATGAGGAAGCA GTATCTGTTGACAGGGTTTTAAAGACcttaaaagaaaatgcaaacaaAGCAACAAGCATCCTTCTGACAGCTATACCTCAGATAGCTGCTATGGATTGGACAGAGTTGCTTCAGAGCATGAAG AGCACAGTACAACTTTCTGTTATGTTACCCAAGCACTGA